One genomic region from Paroceanicella profunda encodes:
- a CDS encoding TRAP transporter permease encodes MTKGTPPADTRGQTTADTDPALTADEVEALVREYDQESNFRKLVGPTAILVTVASVALSLFHVYTAGFGLLNEVMHRTIHLSFVMGLIFLVFPRKRARPTGRLWVDSAIFAGFYLYLLYDLVQALPPGTLRIVFSAVMLALIVLTLPFNRPGADPEKVALRDWVFAAFGAGFSAYLSIFFKHIFIENVGSPPEPVYMMGLIAIVMTLEATRRTMGPTLAYIGVACLVYALVGPYLPGILAHRGYSITRIVNHLFVGTEGIYGVAVGVVATYVFHFVLFGILAQMSGLGQLFIDLATIIAGRASGGSAKVSVVSSGFFGMISGSPIANTVTTGAFTIPLMKRSGFSGRFAGAVEASASCGGQVTPPIMGASAFVMTEMLGIPYNELILIAIVPACFHYVAILLMVHLEAKRLGLQGLSKDRIPQFRAILARSWHLFIPLGVMVAMLLMQYTPFLAAFWGIILTIVFSYVPLGMRALGNTTMDTSTVLTPPRLLRGFEDGAKFALAIGAACACVGFLLGMTTLTGLGFKFSAAVVQLAHDVATLAVGLDFTGLLSENGLALFFGLLFVAIACIVMGAGIPTTPTYIILASIAAPALTEFGVPLIATHFFVFYFGVLADVTPPVALAAYAAAGLARSEPMSTGTTAFRLSMGKALVPFMFIYAPSLLFVNFTWVEFITALLSGLLGVLALSAAYIGWFRRDLVLWEKIALSLAGLLLISTHWAAISAGAIVVLLILLRGDRARPGVA; translated from the coding sequence TTGACCAAGGGCACGCCCCCGGCCGACACGCGCGGCCAGACCACGGCTGACACCGACCCCGCCCTGACCGCCGACGAGGTGGAGGCGCTGGTCCGGGAATACGACCAGGAATCGAACTTCCGCAAGCTGGTCGGCCCCACCGCCATCCTGGTGACGGTGGCCTCGGTGGCGCTGTCGCTGTTCCACGTCTACACTGCCGGCTTCGGCCTGCTCAACGAGGTGATGCACCGGACCATCCACCTCTCCTTCGTGATGGGGCTGATCTTCCTCGTCTTCCCGCGCAAGCGGGCGCGGCCCACCGGGCGGCTGTGGGTGGACTCCGCCATCTTCGCGGGCTTCTACCTCTACCTGCTCTACGACCTGGTGCAGGCCCTGCCGCCGGGCACGCTGCGCATCGTGTTCAGCGCGGTGATGCTGGCGCTCATCGTGCTCACCCTGCCGTTCAACCGCCCCGGCGCGGACCCCGAGAAGGTGGCGCTGCGCGACTGGGTGTTCGCCGCCTTCGGCGCGGGGTTCTCGGCCTACCTGTCGATCTTCTTCAAGCACATCTTCATCGAGAACGTCGGCAGCCCGCCGGAGCCGGTGTACATGATGGGGCTCATCGCCATCGTGATGACGCTGGAGGCGACGCGCCGCACCATGGGGCCGACGCTGGCCTACATCGGCGTGGCCTGCCTCGTCTACGCGCTGGTGGGGCCCTACCTGCCTGGGATACTCGCGCATCGCGGCTATTCCATCACCCGCATCGTGAACCACCTCTTCGTGGGCACAGAGGGCATCTACGGCGTGGCGGTGGGCGTGGTGGCGACCTACGTGTTCCACTTCGTGCTCTTCGGCATCCTGGCGCAGATGAGCGGGCTGGGGCAGCTGTTCATCGACCTCGCCACCATCATCGCCGGCCGGGCCTCCGGCGGCTCGGCGAAAGTGTCTGTGGTCTCCTCCGGCTTCTTCGGGATGATCTCCGGCTCGCCCATCGCCAACACGGTGACCACCGGGGCCTTCACCATCCCGCTGATGAAGAGATCCGGCTTCTCCGGCCGCTTCGCCGGGGCGGTGGAGGCCTCCGCCTCCTGCGGCGGGCAGGTGACGCCGCCGATCATGGGCGCCTCGGCCTTCGTGATGACCGAGATGCTGGGCATTCCCTACAACGAGCTCATCCTGATCGCCATCGTGCCGGCCTGCTTCCACTACGTGGCCATCCTGCTGATGGTGCATCTGGAGGCGAAGCGGCTGGGGCTGCAGGGCCTCTCGAAGGACCGGATCCCGCAGTTCCGCGCCATCCTGGCGCGCTCCTGGCACCTGTTCATCCCGCTGGGCGTGATGGTGGCGATGCTGCTGATGCAGTACACGCCCTTCCTGGCCGCCTTCTGGGGCATCATCCTGACCATCGTGTTCTCCTACGTGCCGCTGGGGATGCGCGCGCTCGGCAACACCACGATGGACACCTCCACCGTGCTCACCCCGCCGCGGCTGCTGCGCGGCTTCGAGGACGGGGCGAAATTCGCGCTCGCCATCGGCGCGGCCTGCGCCTGCGTGGGCTTTCTCCTGGGCATGACCACGCTCACCGGCCTGGGCTTCAAGTTCTCCGCCGCGGTGGTGCAGCTTGCGCATGACGTGGCCACCCTGGCCGTGGGGCTGGATTTCACCGGGCTGCTGTCCGAGAACGGGCTGGCGCTGTTCTTCGGGCTGCTGTTCGTGGCCATCGCCTGCATCGTGATGGGCGCGGGCATCCCCACCACGCCCACCTACATCATCCTGGCCTCCATCGCCGCCCCGGCGCTGACCGAATTCGGGGTGCCGCTGATCGCCACGCATTTCTTCGTGTTCTACTTCGGCGTGCTGGCGGACGTGACACCCCCCGTGGCGCTGGCCGCCTATGCCGCGGCGGGGCTGGCGCGCAGCGAGCCGATGAGCACCGGCACCACGGCCTTCCGCCTGTCCATGGGCAAGGCGCTGGTGCCGTTCATGTTCATCTACGCGCCCAGCCTGCTGTTCGTGAACTTCACCTGGGTGGAGTTCATCACCGCGCTGCTCTCCGGGCTGCTGGGGGTGCTGGCGCTCTCGGCGGCCTACATCGGCTGGTTCCGGCGCGACCTGGTGCTGTGGGAGAAGATCGCCCTCTCGCTGGCCGGGCTGCTGCTGATCTCCACCCACTGGGCGGCGATCTCGGCCGGAGCGATCGTGGTGCTGCTGATCCTGCTGCGCGGCGACCGGGCCCGCCCCGGCGTCGCCTGA
- a CDS encoding DUF1850 domain-containing protein, with protein MAGVAALAAASPVPLLTLTAGTGHAATPGGADAVAPHAGAARGPSGPAVAVPMAAAPSVAPAPGDAAGATGAMVAALSVAGAAPAMAPVPGDASGAPGAMAAALSVVGAAPAMAPARGDAAGTPGATDAAPVGEGPFPGRAAAGGAPAAAGGGRGADGVAIPAMASAAPASGEGVRAWLCLTETRGQGREIARLPLGPGGDFSLSFIHSVSRTPVVDFYRVEGGEIVQTSEVFQAHGAGLPSIAGDIDATGWRHEDGRFILDMNRRTGPIPLRIQAQFENTLHVAGTDLPLAELGHGALTLAPCDEETPH; from the coding sequence ATGGCGGGGGTGGCGGCGCTGGCCGCCGCCTCCCCCGTGCCGCTTCTCACGCTCACCGCCGGGACGGGCCACGCCGCCACGCCCGGCGGCGCGGATGCCGTGGCGCCTCATGCCGGTGCCGCGAGAGGGCCTTCCGGCCCGGCAGTCGCCGTCCCGATGGCAGCCGCACCCTCCGTGGCACCTGCGCCGGGTGACGCCGCCGGAGCGACGGGCGCCATGGTGGCAGCGCTCTCCGTGGCGGGCGCCGCGCCCGCAATGGCGCCTGTGCCGGGTGACGCCTCCGGAGCGCCGGGCGCCATGGCGGCAGCGCTCTCCGTGGTGGGCGCCGCGCCTGCAATGGCGCCTGCGCGGGGTGACGCCGCCGGAACGCCGGGCGCCACGGATGCCGCGCCCGTGGGCGAAGGGCCATTCCCCGGCCGTGCGGCCGCGGGGGGGGCACCCGCAGCCGCGGGCGGCGGACGCGGCGCGGACGGCGTCGCCATCCCGGCCATGGCCAGCGCCGCTCCGGCCTCCGGGGAGGGCGTGCGCGCCTGGCTGTGCCTCACCGAGACCCGGGGGCAGGGGCGTGAGATCGCCCGGCTGCCGCTGGGGCCGGGGGGCGATTTCTCGCTCAGTTTCATCCACTCGGTGTCGCGCACGCCGGTGGTGGATTTCTACCGGGTGGAGGGCGGCGAGATCGTCCAGACCTCCGAGGTGTTCCAGGCGCATGGCGCGGGGCTTCCCTCCATCGCCGGAGACATCGACGCCACCGGCTGGCGGCACGAGGACGGCCGCTTCATCCTGGACATGAACCGGCGCACCGGCCCCATCCCGCTGCGCATCCAGGCGCAGTTCGAAAACACGCTGCACGTGGCCGGCACCGACCTGCCGCTGGCCGAACTGGGCCACGGCGCCCTCACCCTTGCCCCCTGCGACGAGGAGACACCGCATTGA
- a CDS encoding TAXI family TRAP transporter solute-binding subunit: MTFSRRKFLGTTAAAATLAGLTSVPGLAQSRLFFGIATGGTGGTYYPLGGMLAQLISNTAEMPDTKISATAETGNASVANAQLLGRGEIESAFVAADILDAAYRGVAQFDSGALENLRAIGALYPETVQLVVRADSGIETFEDLKGKTVSSGSPGSGQWQLLGDLLEAHGMTREDVSEDYSSFAQSVDKIKDGNLDASLITAGLPTSSVTDLATGHDIRIVPLHGPAIARLQETQPYYANAVIPAGSYKGVDADVDTLAVRAIWATHAEVPEDLIYAVTKALYENTETLGKVHPMGKQISLDKALESVSIPVHPGAETYYAEKGVSK; the protein is encoded by the coding sequence ATGACCTTTTCCCGGCGCAAATTCCTGGGCACCACGGCCGCTGCGGCGACGCTGGCGGGCCTGACCTCCGTGCCCGGCCTCGCGCAGAGCCGGCTGTTCTTCGGCATCGCCACCGGCGGCACCGGCGGCACCTACTACCCGCTCGGCGGCATGCTCGCGCAGCTGATCTCCAACACCGCGGAGATGCCGGACACGAAGATCTCCGCCACGGCGGAGACCGGCAACGCCTCGGTGGCCAACGCGCAGCTTCTGGGCCGCGGCGAGATCGAATCCGCCTTCGTGGCCGCCGACATCCTGGACGCGGCCTACCGCGGCGTGGCGCAGTTCGACTCCGGCGCGCTGGAGAACCTGCGGGCCATCGGCGCGCTCTACCCCGAGACGGTGCAGCTCGTGGTGCGCGCGGACAGCGGCATCGAGACATTCGAGGACCTGAAGGGCAAGACCGTGTCCTCCGGCTCCCCCGGCTCCGGCCAGTGGCAGCTGCTGGGCGACCTGCTGGAGGCGCATGGCATGACCCGCGAGGACGTGTCGGAGGATTACTCCTCGTTCGCCCAGTCCGTGGACAAGATCAAGGACGGCAACCTGGACGCCTCGCTGATCACCGCCGGCCTGCCCACCTCCTCGGTGACCGACCTTGCCACCGGCCATGACATCCGCATCGTGCCGCTGCACGGGCCGGCCATCGCCAGGCTGCAGGAAACCCAGCCCTACTACGCCAACGCGGTCATCCCGGCCGGCAGCTACAAGGGCGTGGACGCGGATGTGGACACCCTGGCCGTGCGCGCGATCTGGGCCACCCATGCCGAGGTGCCGGAGGACCTGATCTACGCCGTGACCAAGGCGCTTTACGAGAACACCGAGACGCTGGGCAAGGTGCACCCGATGGGCAAGCAGATCTCGCTCGACAAGGCGCTGGAGAGCGTCTCGATCCCGGTGCATCCGGGCGCAGAGACGTACTACGCCGAGAAAGGCGTCTCGAAGTAA
- the hutG gene encoding N-formylglutamate deformylase, with protein sequence MSDYADLPLFEQVRGTTPLLLNVPHAGTALPDALRARLRPDALELRDTDWHMDAIARDVLPEGAGLLAALPSRYVVDLNRPADDTPLYAGATTGLVSTIDFDGTPLYRPGQEPDAADRAARLAAVWRPYHAALDAEIARLRAAHGYCLLLDVHSIRSRVPRLFEGRLPDLNLGTASGASCAPALAQAAFAALQASGLTAVRDGRFKGGHITRHYGRPEQGVHALQIEIAQECYMREGPPWTLQPGPAARLRAALAGLVGVMSAFVPEADHR encoded by the coding sequence GTGAGCGATTACGCCGATCTTCCTCTGTTCGAGCAGGTGCGGGGAACCACGCCGCTGCTGCTGAACGTGCCGCACGCCGGCACCGCGCTGCCCGACGCGCTGCGCGCCCGGCTGCGCCCCGACGCGCTGGAGCTGCGCGACACCGACTGGCACATGGACGCCATTGCCCGCGACGTGCTGCCCGAGGGCGCCGGCCTGCTGGCCGCCCTGCCCTCGCGCTACGTGGTCGACCTCAACCGCCCGGCCGATGACACGCCGCTCTACGCCGGCGCCACCACCGGCCTCGTCTCCACCATCGATTTCGACGGCACCCCGCTCTACCGCCCGGGCCAGGAGCCCGACGCGGCGGACCGCGCGGCCCGGCTCGCCGCGGTCTGGCGGCCCTACCACGCGGCGCTGGACGCGGAGATCGCCCGGCTGCGCGCCGCGCATGGCTACTGCCTGCTGCTGGACGTGCATTCGATCCGCTCCCGGGTGCCGCGGCTGTTCGAGGGCCGGTTGCCGGACCTGAACCTGGGCACCGCCTCCGGGGCCAGCTGCGCGCCGGCGCTGGCGCAGGCCGCCTTCGCCGCCCTGCAGGCCAGCGGCCTCACCGCGGTGCGCGACGGGCGCTTCAAGGGCGGCCACATCACCCGCCACTACGGCCGGCCGGAACAGGGCGTCCACGCCCTGCAGATCGAGATCGCGCAGGAGTGCTACATGCGCGAGGGCCCGCCCTGGACCCTGCAGCCCGGCCCGGCCGCACGGCTGCGCGCCGCACTCGCGGGGCTGGTGGGCGTGATGTCCGCCTTCGTGCCGGAGGCCGATCACCGATGA
- a CDS encoding formimidoylglutamate deiminase — translation MTSLPPQGAHFRLALTPEGWRRNLSARFAPDGTIATLTEDANPLGLPVLENPVVPGITNLHSHAFQYAMAGLSEVRRNPVDSFWSWRDIMYFFALTLSPEDVQAIAARLCLALLKGGYTGLVEFHYLHHDLDGTPYARPEELSLAIMEAAQATGLELTHLPVFYAHGNFGGKPPTPGQRRFLHGLDGFAALLEALKGPAARAGQVLGLAPHSLRAVTAQEMSGLMALRDALLPGCPVHIHVAEQVKEVEDALAWNGRRPVEQLFDIAPVDGAWCLIHATHLTGAEVSAIARSGATVGLCPMTEANLGDGIFPAPEYLAQGGAFGIGSDSNIATSAAEELRQLEYSQRLRDRQRNVLAAADQPHVAANLWARAARGGARAAGRPEGALAPGGMASFVELVHPEPGAMAVVAAEATLDHHVFAGRGCHAGDVWVRGRPVLRAGHHPQEERILRDYAAAMARVAARLAERTPLPAEA, via the coding sequence ATGACCTCCCTTCCCCCGCAGGGCGCGCATTTCCGCCTCGCCCTCACGCCCGAGGGCTGGCGGCGCAACCTCTCCGCCCGCTTCGCGCCGGACGGCACCATCGCCACGCTGACGGAGGACGCGAACCCGCTCGGCCTGCCGGTGCTGGAGAACCCGGTGGTGCCCGGCATCACCAACCTGCACAGCCACGCCTTCCAGTACGCGATGGCCGGGCTGTCCGAGGTGCGGCGCAACCCGGTGGACAGTTTCTGGTCCTGGCGCGACATCATGTATTTCTTCGCCCTCACCCTCTCGCCGGAGGATGTGCAGGCCATCGCGGCGCGGCTCTGCCTCGCGCTGCTGAAGGGCGGCTACACCGGGCTGGTGGAGTTCCACTACCTCCACCATGACCTCGACGGCACGCCCTACGCCCGCCCGGAGGAGCTCTCCCTCGCCATCATGGAGGCGGCGCAGGCCACGGGGCTGGAGCTCACCCACCTGCCGGTGTTCTACGCCCACGGCAATTTCGGCGGAAAGCCCCCCACCCCCGGCCAGCGCCGGTTCCTGCACGGGCTGGACGGTTTCGCCGCCCTGCTGGAGGCGCTGAAGGGCCCGGCGGCCCGGGCGGGCCAGGTGCTGGGCCTCGCGCCGCACTCGCTGCGCGCGGTCACGGCGCAGGAAATGTCCGGCCTGATGGCGCTGCGCGACGCGCTGCTGCCCGGCTGCCCGGTGCACATCCATGTCGCCGAGCAGGTGAAGGAGGTGGAGGACGCGCTGGCCTGGAACGGCCGCCGCCCGGTGGAGCAGCTCTTCGACATCGCCCCGGTGGACGGCGCCTGGTGCCTGATCCACGCCACCCATCTCACCGGCGCGGAGGTGAGCGCCATCGCCCGCTCCGGCGCCACCGTGGGCCTGTGCCCGATGACGGAGGCGAACCTCGGCGACGGCATCTTCCCGGCGCCGGAATATCTCGCGCAGGGCGGGGCCTTCGGCATCGGCTCGGATTCCAACATCGCCACCAGCGCGGCGGAGGAGCTGCGCCAGCTCGAGTACAGCCAGCGCCTGCGCGACCGGCAGCGCAACGTGCTCGCCGCCGCCGACCAGCCGCACGTGGCCGCCAACCTCTGGGCGCGGGCCGCGCGCGGCGGGGCCCGGGCGGCGGGCCGGCCGGAAGGCGCCCTCGCCCCCGGCGGCATGGCGAGCTTCGTGGAACTGGTGCACCCGGAGCCCGGCGCGATGGCCGTCGTGGCGGCGGAGGCCACGCTGGACCATCACGTCTTCGCCGGCCGGGGCTGCCACGCCGGCGATGTCTGGGTGCGCGGCCGCCCGGTGCTGCGCGCCGGGCACCACCCGCAGGAGGAGCGCATCCTGCGCGACTATGCCGCCGCGATGGCCCGGGTGGCCGCCCGGCTGGCGGAGCGCACGCCGCTCCCCGCGGAGGCCTGA
- a CDS encoding IclR family transcriptional regulator, producing the protein MGREADYRSNSLVRGLSILQCFDPRHPEMTLGEIAEAIGVTSSAAYRFVVTLEQEGYLARHANRYRLAPRVMELGYRYVRSLDVYDIARAPADRLRDATGFTVHVAVLEGTEIVYVYRAPSSLAMVSNVPVGARLPAFSTTMGRVLLAGLAEEELERRFAGYAFASRSPRAPGSLDALRRLLVADRARGHVAQRSHVATGTFAIAAPLVSGHGDVVAAINLSGHEQQLRPDPEMIAQVRATAQDISRML; encoded by the coding sequence ATGGGCAGGGAAGCCGATTACCGCTCCAACTCGCTGGTGCGCGGCCTGAGCATCCTGCAGTGCTTCGACCCGCGCCACCCGGAGATGACCCTGGGCGAAATCGCCGAGGCGATCGGCGTCACCTCCTCGGCGGCCTACCGCTTCGTGGTGACGCTGGAGCAGGAGGGCTACCTCGCCCGGCACGCCAACCGCTACCGGCTGGCGCCGCGGGTGATGGAGCTGGGCTACCGCTACGTCCGCTCGCTGGACGTCTACGACATCGCCCGCGCCCCGGCGGACCGGCTGCGCGACGCCACCGGCTTCACCGTGCACGTGGCGGTGCTGGAGGGCACGGAGATCGTCTACGTCTACCGCGCCCCCTCCAGCCTGGCGATGGTCTCGAACGTGCCGGTGGGCGCGCGGCTGCCAGCCTTCTCCACCACGATGGGGCGGGTGCTGCTGGCCGGGCTGGCGGAGGAGGAGCTGGAGCGCCGCTTCGCCGGCTACGCCTTCGCCAGCCGCAGCCCGCGCGCGCCCGGCTCGCTCGACGCGCTGCGCCGGCTGCTGGTGGCGGACCGGGCGCGCGGCCATGTCGCCCAGCGCTCGCACGTGGCCACCGGCACCTTCGCCATCGCGGCGCCGCTCGTCTCCGGGCACGGGGATGTGGTGGCCGCCATCAACCTCTCCGGCCACGAGCAGCAGCTCCGCCCGGACCCGGAGATGATCGCGCAGGTGCGCGCCACGGCGCAGGACATCTCGCGGATGCTGTGA